Proteins encoded by one window of Gemmatimonadota bacterium:
- a CDS encoding multicopper oxidase domain-containing protein, which produces MRGLALQIVFAAGAFLTAGVTLTPRGAAPAPRVVANDNREAGGSLRQDTLHIDLVLQRAEWYPEAEDGPHATVEAFSEAGKAPRIPAPLIRVREGTVVRATVHNTLTDSTAHIIGLGRHPIAEADTLHLRPGDSATVTFVAGVPGTYLYRANIGMQGMKRGDQERTTTGGAFVVDPAGGSRPDRIFVLNIVNVDIDSTHYKEALAINGKSWPYTERISTTVGDSLRWRVINGTIRPHPMHLHGFYFRNTATGTGLAATPIPASKAMLAVTETYLPWSTRELTWSPDRPGNWLFHCHLTFHVIPDSRMDHDAADVHQTHSPDPAEHMAGLVMGLNVAPRRGAASTSPVPRRQLDLFMQQGPARGNMPATFSYIVQRGGVAPRPDSMQNPASTLFLTRGQPVDILVHNRTTQSGGIHWHGIELESWSDGVVGWSNRGTALAPPIEPGKTFVAHLLLPRAGTFMYHTHMNDIEQVTGGAAGAIVVTEPGHPFDPTTDHLYIALWNGVSATQDILVNGDSATSAPLTLSGGVTHRFRFINIGPANRVKFSIRADTTLVAWRPRAKDGADLQPSLRVPRPASELVDVGETWDFELPAPLRPGQYQLTAGFGQGPVLWRQTLIVK; this is translated from the coding sequence ATGCGTGGCCTCGCCCTGCAGATCGTGTTTGCCGCCGGTGCATTCCTCACCGCCGGGGTGACCCTGACGCCCCGCGGAGCGGCGCCGGCGCCTCGCGTCGTTGCCAATGACAATCGTGAGGCCGGCGGATCGCTGCGCCAGGACACCCTGCACATCGACCTGGTCTTGCAGCGGGCCGAGTGGTATCCCGAGGCGGAGGATGGGCCGCACGCCACGGTGGAGGCGTTCAGCGAGGCCGGCAAGGCGCCGCGTATTCCCGCGCCGCTGATTCGAGTGCGCGAGGGAACGGTGGTCCGCGCCACGGTCCATAACACGCTCACCGATTCGACCGCGCACATCATCGGACTCGGCAGGCATCCCATCGCCGAAGCCGACACGCTGCACCTCAGGCCCGGCGACTCCGCGACGGTGACCTTCGTGGCCGGCGTGCCGGGGACTTATCTCTACCGCGCCAACATCGGCATGCAAGGGATGAAGCGTGGCGATCAGGAGCGCACCACGACGGGGGGCGCGTTCGTGGTCGATCCGGCGGGCGGCTCTCGCCCCGATCGGATCTTCGTACTCAACATCGTGAACGTCGACATCGACTCGACGCACTACAAGGAAGCGCTGGCGATCAACGGCAAGTCGTGGCCGTACACCGAGCGGATCAGCACCACCGTGGGTGACTCGTTGCGGTGGCGGGTGATCAACGGCACCATCCGGCCGCACCCGATGCATCTGCATGGCTTCTATTTCCGGAACACAGCCACAGGCACCGGGCTCGCCGCCACGCCGATCCCCGCGAGCAAGGCGATGCTCGCGGTCACCGAGACCTACCTGCCGTGGTCGACGCGCGAGCTGACGTGGTCGCCCGATCGACCCGGCAACTGGCTCTTCCACTGTCACCTCACTTTCCATGTGATTCCGGATTCGCGGATGGACCACGATGCCGCCGACGTCCATCAGACGCACTCGCCAGATCCGGCGGAGCATATGGCGGGGCTTGTGATGGGGCTGAACGTGGCGCCGCGGCGTGGTGCGGCCTCCACGAGCCCGGTACCCCGGCGTCAACTCGACCTGTTCATGCAGCAGGGGCCAGCGCGCGGCAATATGCCGGCGACCTTCAGCTACATCGTTCAGCGCGGCGGGGTGGCACCCCGACCCGACTCGATGCAGAACCCCGCCTCGACGCTCTTCCTGACTCGTGGGCAGCCCGTCGACATCCTCGTGCACAACCGCACGACGCAATCAGGCGGTATCCACTGGCACGGGATCGAACTCGAGAGCTGGTCGGATGGTGTGGTGGGCTGGAGCAATCGCGGGACCGCACTTGCGCCACCGATCGAGCCGGGGAAGACCTTCGTCGCGCACCTGCTGCTGCCGCGCGCCGGCACCTTCATGTATCACACGCACATGAATGACATCGAGCAGGTGACCGGCGGCGCCGCCGGCGCCATTGTCGTGACCGAGCCCGGTCATCCCTTCGATCCGACGACCGACCACCTGTACATCGCTCTCTGGAACGGCGTTTCAGCCACCCAGGATATTCTCGTCAACGGTGACTCGGCCACGTCGGCTCCGCTCACCCTCAGTGGCGGCGTGACCCATCGTTTCCGGTTCATCAATATCGGGCCGGCCAATCGCGTGAAGTTCTCGATCCGCGCAGACACCACCCTGGTGGCCTGGCGCCCGCGCGCGAAGGACGGCGCCGACCTGCAGCCATCACTCCGGGTGCCGCGCCCGGCGTCAGAACTCGTGGATGTAGGCGAGACCTGGGACTTCGAGCTGCCAGCGCCTCTGCGCCCCGGGCAGTACCAGCTGACCGCAGGATTCGGCCAGGGTCCAGTGCTCTGGCGCCAGACGCTCATCGTCAAGTGA
- a CDS encoding fatty acid desaturase — protein sequence MATSAAEDSTEGSIDWNAVLAPYRSSVLWSSIWQLASTAALFAGSWALMLWSLSVGYWLTLLLAAPTAMMVVRLFMLQHDCGHGSFFTSRRANSIVGSILGVITLVPYTYWRKTHAIHHATSGDLDGRDLGDIDTLTVAEYLALPRGKQRLYRLYRHPLVLLVVGPAWQFVLKHRLPLDIPRSWKREWASVHWTNVGIVGAVAAMCWLVGWQRFLMVQVPVTLLAGAIGVYLFYVQHQFEDTYWRYREAWNYYASGLEGASHLVMPKLLQWCTANIGLHHIHHVASRIPNYRLQRCFDENPVLQQVTTLTLPGSVRTLWLTLWDEEERKLVGFRELRAIRRRIAERLEAGAAALVPKAEAIPRAWR from the coding sequence ATGGCAACCAGCGCCGCCGAGGACAGCACCGAAGGATCAATCGACTGGAACGCCGTCCTGGCGCCGTACCGGAGTTCCGTTCTCTGGTCGAGCATCTGGCAGCTCGCCAGCACCGCTGCGCTCTTCGCTGGCTCCTGGGCGCTGATGCTCTGGAGCCTCTCGGTGGGCTACTGGCTCACCCTGCTCCTCGCTGCTCCGACTGCGATGATGGTCGTCCGCCTTTTCATGTTGCAGCACGATTGCGGGCACGGCTCCTTCTTCACCTCGCGTCGCGCCAATTCCATCGTCGGCTCGATCCTCGGCGTGATCACGCTGGTTCCCTATACCTACTGGCGCAAGACCCACGCGATCCATCACGCGACCTCGGGCGATCTCGACGGCCGCGATCTCGGTGATATCGACACGCTCACCGTGGCCGAATACCTCGCGCTCCCGCGCGGCAAGCAGCGCCTCTACCGGCTCTATCGGCACCCGCTCGTGTTGCTGGTCGTTGGGCCGGCGTGGCAGTTCGTGCTCAAGCATCGCCTCCCGCTCGACATCCCGCGCAGCTGGAAGCGTGAATGGGCCAGCGTGCACTGGACCAATGTCGGGATTGTCGGCGCCGTTGCGGCGATGTGCTGGCTCGTGGGCTGGCAGCGCTTCCTGATGGTTCAGGTCCCGGTCACCCTGCTCGCCGGCGCAATTGGCGTCTACCTCTTCTATGTGCAGCACCAGTTCGAGGACACCTACTGGCGCTATCGCGAGGCGTGGAACTACTACGCTTCCGGCCTCGAGGGCGCCTCGCATCTGGTGATGCCGAAGCTGCTGCAGTGGTGCACCGCCAACATCGGGCTGCATCACATTCATCACGTCGCCTCGCGGATTCCGAACTACCGCCTGCAACGCTGCTTCGACGAAAACCCGGTGCTTCAGCAGGTCACCACGCTCACGCTGCCGGGGAGCGTCCGCACGCTGTGGCTCACCCTCTGGGATGAAGAGGAGCGGAAGCTCGTCGGCTTCCGCGAGCTGCGGGCCATTCGTCGGCGGATCGCCGAACGCCTCGAAGCCGGCGCCGCTGCGCTGGTTCCCAAGGCCGAGGCGATCCCGCGCGCCTGGCGCTGA
- a CDS encoding ATP-binding protein: MKIAFIGSHGVGKTTLCYDLAARLKRQDRAVDLVAEVARSSPLPINRDTTLQAQAWILHTQIAREIAAEAESDIVICDRSVLDNYAYLVHQAGRQPAYDALVREWVRSYSGLFKVPITAAPSFDGKRDVNEGFQHDIDAVIDDLARDLGVSCHLLDRGGREGWVDEVLLASGLPLHPPQIDLFPRPDEAA, translated from the coding sequence GTGAAGATCGCGTTCATCGGTTCGCACGGCGTCGGCAAGACCACGCTCTGCTACGACCTCGCAGCGCGGCTCAAGCGGCAGGATCGCGCCGTCGACCTCGTGGCCGAAGTGGCGCGCAGCTCTCCTTTGCCGATCAATCGTGACACCACGCTGCAGGCGCAGGCGTGGATCCTCCACACCCAGATCGCGCGGGAAATTGCCGCCGAGGCAGAGAGCGACATCGTGATCTGCGATCGGTCGGTGCTCGACAATTACGCCTACCTCGTCCATCAGGCGGGGCGGCAGCCGGCCTACGACGCGCTGGTGCGCGAGTGGGTCCGGAGTTACAGCGGCCTTTTCAAGGTCCCCATCACTGCGGCGCCATCGTTCGACGGCAAGCGCGACGTCAACGAAGGTTTCCAGCACGACATCGACGCCGTGATCGACGACCTCGCCCGCGACCTCGGGGTCTCCTGTCACCTGCTCGATCGCGGCGGTCGTGAGGGCTGGGTCGACGAGGTGCTGCTGGCGAGCGGGCTGCCGCTGCACCCGCCGCAGATCGACCTCTTCCCCCGCCCCGATGAGGCGGCCTGA
- a CDS encoding protein phosphatase 2C domain-containing protein, translated as MPPTPATPDRKPRDEELDVFGLSHVGKVRKQNQDHFLLASVQKRLSVLQTNLSEQDRLPLADRRMAFIAMVADGVGGGQGGEEASATTLEVATKYLLSTIDCHDQHSSTEDSFTDTLQDTALRSHEAVVERAGGEAEGSSMATTLTLWLGVWPWYYLLQVGDSRYYLYRDARLTQVTRDQTIAQDLVDQGVFTRAVAARSQFANVLSSSIGGHATAPVITRLKADWHNVHLLCTDGLTKHVSDEQIAECLRTMTSAQQCCEQLLQMALDDGGSDNITIIIGRAIPQS; from the coding sequence ATGCCCCCCACACCCGCCACCCCCGACCGCAAGCCGCGCGACGAAGAACTCGACGTCTTCGGGCTCTCCCACGTCGGCAAGGTCCGCAAGCAGAACCAGGATCATTTCCTCCTGGCGTCGGTGCAGAAACGCCTCAGCGTCTTGCAGACCAATCTCTCTGAACAGGACCGGCTCCCGCTGGCCGACCGGCGGATGGCCTTCATCGCCATGGTCGCCGACGGCGTGGGAGGTGGACAGGGCGGCGAGGAGGCCAGCGCGACCACCCTCGAAGTGGCGACCAAGTACCTCCTCTCGACCATCGACTGCCACGACCAGCACAGCAGCACCGAGGACAGCTTCACCGACACGCTGCAGGATACCGCCCTCCGGTCGCACGAGGCCGTGGTCGAGCGCGCCGGCGGTGAGGCCGAGGGGAGCAGCATGGCCACGACCCTCACCCTCTGGCTCGGGGTCTGGCCCTGGTACTACCTGCTGCAGGTGGGCGACTCGCGCTACTACCTCTACCGCGACGCACGCCTCACTCAGGTGACCCGCGACCAGACCATCGCGCAGGACCTGGTGGACCAGGGAGTCTTCACTCGGGCCGTTGCCGCGCGATCGCAGTTCGCGAACGTTCTCTCGAGCTCCATTGGTGGCCACGCCACTGCTCCGGTGATCACGCGGCTCAAGGCCGACTGGCACAACGTCCACCTGCTCTGCACCGACGGACTCACCAAGCACGTTTCCGACGAGCAGATCGCCGAGTGCCTCCGCACCATGACCTCGGCACAACAGTGTTGCGAACAGCTGCTGCAGATGGCACTCGACGATGGTGGCTCCGACAACATCACGATCATCATCGGTCGGGCGATTCCGCAGTCGTGA
- a CDS encoding rhomboid family intramembrane serine protease: protein MFPYRDDNPAILTPVVTVGLIAANLAVWIVFQGMGVDQRLAASVCELGLIPGDLLHRLPVGYSFPVGNGMACVVESGQAWKTVITSMFLHGGWLHVLGNCWYLWVFGNNVEDAMGHFRFLAFYLVCGIAAAAAQIVADPGSAVPMVGASGAISGVMGAYVVLYPRVRVHTLVVLVVLFFRMTFPAWAVLGLWFLTQILNSRIEGQVGGVAVMAHIGGFLAGALLIFLFRSPALLERRARLLATRTMEGFAR, encoded by the coding sequence ATGTTCCCCTACCGAGACGACAATCCTGCGATCCTGACCCCGGTGGTCACGGTCGGCCTGATCGCGGCGAATCTCGCGGTCTGGATCGTCTTTCAGGGGATGGGGGTCGACCAACGCCTGGCCGCTTCAGTTTGCGAGCTGGGGCTGATTCCCGGCGACCTCTTGCACCGGCTCCCGGTCGGCTACTCCTTCCCGGTCGGGAACGGTATGGCCTGCGTGGTCGAGTCCGGGCAGGCGTGGAAGACGGTGATCACCTCGATGTTCCTGCACGGTGGCTGGCTCCACGTGCTGGGGAACTGCTGGTATCTCTGGGTCTTCGGCAACAACGTCGAGGACGCGATGGGGCATTTCCGCTTCCTCGCCTTCTACCTCGTCTGCGGCATCGCTGCGGCGGCGGCGCAGATCGTGGCCGACCCCGGCAGCGCCGTCCCGATGGTCGGGGCAAGCGGCGCCATCAGCGGAGTGATGGGCGCATATGTGGTCCTCTATCCGCGAGTGCGGGTGCACACCCTCGTGGTGCTGGTGGTCCTCTTCTTCCGGATGACCTTCCCGGCGTGGGCCGTACTCGGACTTTGGTTCCTGACCCAGATCCTGAATTCACGGATCGAAGGGCAGGTGGGTGGCGTCGCCGTGATGGCCCACATCGGCGGTTTCCTTGCCGGCGCCCTGCTGATCTTTCTCTTTCGCAGTCCCGCATTGCTGGAGCGCCGCGCCCGTCTGCTGGCGACGCGTACCATGGAGGGATTTGCCCGATGA
- the deoC gene encoding deoxyribose-phosphate aldolase, protein MPLDLAWVRDTRVNRSAVERRAATIPTRRSVKTTFQAGWLLRAITLMDLTTLQGDDTAGRVRRLCAKARQPVRPDILADLGMNEVPIKVAAVCVYHAYVQTAVDALEGSGIPVAAVSTGFPAGLSPMKTRIAEIEASVADGAEEIDIVITRSHVLTGNWQALYDEVRAFREACGNAHLKAILGTGELATLKDVARASVVAMQAGADFVKTSTGKEPVNAILPVGVVMARAVREYHDRTGHYVGFKPAGGIRKAKESLDWLAMMKEELGDRWLRPDLFRFGASSLLTDIERQLEHHLTGRYSANHRHPLA, encoded by the coding sequence ATGCCGCTCGACCTCGCGTGGGTGCGCGACACCCGGGTCAACCGGAGCGCTGTCGAACGACGCGCGGCGACCATCCCCACGCGCCGGTCGGTGAAGACCACCTTCCAGGCAGGCTGGTTGCTTCGCGCGATCACGCTGATGGACCTCACCACGCTGCAGGGCGATGACACCGCGGGCCGGGTGCGCCGACTCTGCGCCAAGGCGCGCCAGCCTGTGCGCCCTGACATCCTCGCCGACCTCGGGATGAACGAGGTGCCGATCAAGGTCGCTGCGGTTTGTGTCTATCACGCGTATGTGCAGACGGCGGTGGATGCGCTCGAGGGGAGTGGCATTCCGGTGGCGGCGGTCTCGACGGGATTCCCTGCGGGGCTGTCGCCGATGAAGACGCGGATCGCCGAGATCGAGGCATCGGTTGCCGATGGCGCCGAAGAAATCGACATCGTGATCACCCGGTCGCACGTCCTCACCGGCAACTGGCAGGCGCTCTACGACGAGGTCCGCGCCTTCCGCGAGGCGTGCGGCAACGCGCACCTCAAGGCGATCCTCGGCACCGGCGAGCTCGCGACCCTGAAGGACGTCGCGCGGGCGTCGGTCGTGGCGATGCAGGCCGGCGCCGATTTCGTGAAGACCTCCACGGGCAAGGAGCCGGTCAACGCGATTCTGCCCGTCGGCGTGGTGATGGCGCGCGCGGTGCGCGAATATCACGACCGCACCGGTCACTACGTGGGATTCAAGCCGGCCGGTGGCATCCGGAAGGCCAAGGAATCGCTCGACTGGCTCGCGATGATGAAGGAAGAACTCGGCGACCGCTGGCTGCGCCCCGATCTCTTCCGGTTTGGTGCCTCCTCGCTGCTTACCGACATCGAGCGGCAGCTGGAGCATCATCTGACCGGAAGATATTCGGCGAATCATCGGCATCCGCTTGCCTGA
- a CDS encoding aldehyde dehydrogenase family protein, giving the protein MTSVRDAFESMAWGPAPESPAQAIEWLERHHRRFGHFVAGAWTAPADTFVVSNPATSAELAQVSQASEIDVDLAVAAARAALPGWKALGGHGRARWLYAIARGIQRNARLFSVVESLDNGKPIRESRDIDIPLVARHFYHHAGWAQLLDKEFPGMEAVGVVGQVIPWNFPLLMMAWKIAPAIAAGNTVVLKPAEFTPLTALCFADLLHDIGFPPGVVNIITGDGRTGAALVNHIGVDKVAFTGSTDVGRAIRGATAGSGKKLTLELGGKSPFIVFDDADMDSVVEGVVDAIWFNQGQVCCAGSRILAAESIADRLVEKLRARMETLRVGSPLDKAVDIGAIVAPVQLARIDELVKQGIAEGSTCWQPSWSVPTEGLFYPPTLFTNVSPAATVAQIEIFGPVVVLMTFRTPDEAVEIANNTRYGLAASLWSENINLALDLAPRLKAGTVWINCTNVFDAAAGFGGYRESGYGREGGREGMYEYLRSSHGKRAEREARSEKREAIGSDAVASADGLPGVDRTPKLYIGGKQARPDSGYSLPVHGAKGEVIAEIGRGNRKDIRNAVEAAHAASKWGKGTAHLRAQVLYYIGENLAARREEFAARLTAISGKAGGAAEVEAAIQRCFTWAAWADKYDGAVHHTPLRNVTLAMPEPLGVIGIACPDEAPLLGFVSTVLPAIAMGNSVVAIPSEVAPLLATDLYQIFDTSDLPGGVVNIVTGLRKELLTALAGHDDVDAIWVFATRAEATEAEKLSAGNMKRTWTEWTVRNWADPADGEGTEFLRHATQVKNIWVPYGA; this is encoded by the coding sequence ATGACCTCTGTCCGCGACGCATTCGAATCCATGGCCTGGGGCCCGGCGCCGGAATCGCCAGCGCAGGCAATCGAATGGCTCGAGCGCCATCATCGCCGCTTCGGCCATTTCGTGGCCGGCGCGTGGACGGCGCCGGCCGACACCTTCGTGGTGTCGAACCCGGCGACCAGCGCCGAACTCGCGCAGGTGAGCCAGGCGAGCGAGATCGATGTCGACCTCGCGGTGGCCGCGGCGCGGGCGGCATTGCCAGGATGGAAAGCGCTCGGTGGGCACGGTCGTGCTCGCTGGCTCTATGCCATCGCGCGCGGCATCCAGCGCAACGCGCGGCTCTTCTCGGTGGTGGAGTCCCTCGACAACGGCAAGCCTATTCGTGAATCCCGCGACATCGACATTCCGCTCGTGGCGCGACACTTCTATCACCACGCCGGCTGGGCGCAGTTGCTCGACAAGGAATTTCCGGGGATGGAAGCGGTCGGCGTGGTGGGCCAGGTGATTCCCTGGAACTTCCCGCTGCTGATGATGGCGTGGAAGATTGCTCCCGCGATCGCAGCCGGAAATACGGTCGTGCTCAAGCCGGCGGAGTTCACGCCACTGACCGCCCTCTGCTTCGCCGACCTGCTGCACGACATCGGCTTCCCGCCGGGCGTCGTGAACATCATCACGGGCGACGGTCGCACTGGCGCCGCGCTGGTGAATCACATCGGGGTCGACAAGGTCGCCTTCACCGGCTCGACCGATGTCGGCCGCGCGATCCGCGGCGCCACCGCAGGCAGCGGCAAGAAGCTCACCCTCGAACTCGGCGGCAAGTCGCCGTTCATCGTCTTTGATGACGCCGATATGGATTCGGTGGTCGAAGGCGTGGTCGACGCGATCTGGTTCAATCAGGGGCAGGTCTGCTGCGCCGGCTCGCGCATCCTCGCGGCCGAGAGCATTGCCGATCGATTGGTGGAGAAGCTGCGCGCCCGGATGGAGACGCTGCGCGTGGGCTCGCCGCTCGACAAGGCGGTCGACATCGGCGCGATCGTGGCACCGGTGCAGCTCGCCCGCATCGATGAACTCGTGAAGCAGGGAATCGCCGAGGGCTCCACCTGCTGGCAGCCGTCGTGGAGCGTGCCGACCGAAGGACTCTTCTATCCGCCGACACTGTTCACCAACGTGTCGCCGGCGGCTACGGTGGCGCAGATCGAGATCTTCGGACCGGTCGTGGTGCTGATGACCTTCCGCACGCCCGATGAAGCGGTCGAGATCGCCAACAACACCCGGTACGGACTGGCGGCGTCGCTCTGGAGCGAGAACATCAACCTCGCGCTCGACCTCGCGCCGCGGCTCAAGGCCGGCACGGTCTGGATCAACTGCACCAATGTCTTCGATGCTGCGGCCGGTTTCGGTGGCTATCGCGAGAGTGGATACGGGCGTGAGGGTGGCAGGGAGGGGATGTACGAGTATCTGAGATCTTCGCACGGCAAGCGTGCTGAACGAGAAGCGAGAAGCGAGAAGCGAGAAGCGATTGGCTCCGATGCGGTGGCGAGCGCCGATGGCCTGCCCGGGGTGGATCGCACTCCGAAGCTCTACATCGGTGGCAAGCAGGCGCGGCCCGATTCCGGCTACTCGTTGCCGGTCCACGGGGCCAAGGGCGAGGTGATCGCCGAGATCGGGCGTGGCAACCGGAAGGACATCCGCAATGCGGTGGAAGCGGCACACGCCGCGTCGAAGTGGGGGAAAGGTACGGCGCACCTGCGCGCGCAGGTGCTCTACTACATCGGCGAGAATCTCGCAGCGCGTCGGGAAGAGTTCGCGGCGCGGCTCACTGCCATCAGCGGCAAGGCGGGCGGCGCCGCCGAAGTCGAGGCAGCGATCCAGCGCTGCTTCACCTGGGCGGCCTGGGCCGACAAGTACGACGGCGCCGTGCACCACACACCGCTTCGCAATGTGACGCTCGCGATGCCGGAGCCACTCGGCGTCATCGGCATTGCCTGTCCTGATGAGGCACCGCTGCTCGGGTTCGTCTCAACCGTGCTCCCGGCGATCGCGATGGGGAACAGCGTCGTCGCGATCCCGTCCGAGGTGGCGCCACTCCTGGCCACCGACCTCTACCAGATCTTCGATACCTCCGACTTGCCTGGTGGTGTGGTCAATATCGTCACCGGCCTGCGCAAGGAACTGCTCACGGCGCTCGCCGGACACGATGACGTCGATGCGATCTGGGTCTTCGCGACACGCGCCGAGGCGACTGAGGCCGAGAAGCTCTCGGCCGGCAACATGAAGCGCACCTGGACCGAGTGGACGGTGCGCAACTGGGCCGACCCCGCCGATGGTGAGGGAACCGAGTTCCTGCGTCACGCAACGCAGGTGAAGAACATCTGGGTGCCGTACGGCGCCTGA
- a CDS encoding ATP-binding protein, producing MAVAYLLFGLLWISYSDAAVESLASDPDTLTRLQNWKGWFFVCVTAVAVYFLVRGALSAERKLSRSLGEAEARLRLVLDTIPSRVLWKDRHSRYLGGNLRFAKDAGLADPAELVGLSDTDLLWGGDAARLQESDRKIVSGEVTHLEYELIIPSPEGQPRHVQVTKVPLPGPDGEIAGVLASYEDNTAQRLAERQLHHAQKLRAIGELTSGVTHDFKNVLSVIIANGELVARTLPVDSEEAVAMSDLLAASQGAVGMVRKLLGFSREGDLVFGAVDLRPVVRDLAPMLSRLLAGQHQLEVAIPQELPLIFADPDAVEQMLLNLITNARDAMPDGGAIRLELFGPGDGWDEDLSARVLGTEDEVLVGNVVTVRVSDTGCGMSPDVAERVLEPFFSTKPIGQGTGLGLSMVYGLMRQHGGYVTLRTAPGKGASFGLHFPVLTEDAPLRERRRRPQVVQLARGSETILLVDDQEELRRTGSRVLRRYGYTVLEATNGAEALAIWRERRSEIALVLTDYIMPEMHGLNLVRELRAIDPRVCVALSSGHADVMDAAGNESSTAVPMIAKPWSLEELVTGVRDVLDGRR from the coding sequence GTGGCGGTCGCCTACCTGCTCTTCGGCCTGCTCTGGATCTCCTACTCCGACGCAGCGGTCGAATCACTCGCTAGCGATCCCGACACCCTGACCCGGCTCCAGAACTGGAAGGGGTGGTTCTTCGTCTGTGTGACCGCAGTCGCGGTCTATTTCCTCGTGCGCGGTGCACTGAGCGCCGAACGCAAACTGAGTCGCTCACTGGGCGAGGCCGAGGCACGGCTGCGGCTGGTGCTCGACACGATCCCGAGTCGCGTGCTCTGGAAGGACCGCCACAGCCGGTACCTCGGTGGCAACCTCCGTTTTGCGAAGGACGCCGGGCTCGCCGATCCTGCCGAGCTCGTCGGGCTCTCCGATACCGACTTGCTCTGGGGCGGCGATGCGGCACGACTGCAGGAATCGGATCGCAAGATCGTGAGCGGCGAGGTCACCCATCTCGAATACGAACTGATCATCCCCTCGCCAGAGGGGCAACCGCGCCACGTGCAGGTTACCAAAGTGCCGCTTCCCGGACCCGATGGGGAGATCGCCGGGGTACTCGCGAGTTACGAGGACAACACCGCGCAGCGTCTCGCGGAGCGGCAGCTGCATCACGCCCAGAAACTGCGCGCCATCGGCGAGCTGACGAGTGGCGTGACCCACGATTTCAAGAACGTGCTCTCGGTCATCATCGCGAACGGCGAACTGGTCGCGCGAACCCTCCCGGTCGACTCCGAGGAAGCGGTAGCGATGAGCGACCTCCTCGCGGCCTCACAAGGTGCCGTGGGAATGGTCCGCAAGCTCCTCGGCTTCTCGCGTGAGGGCGATCTGGTCTTCGGCGCGGTCGATCTCCGACCGGTGGTGCGCGACCTGGCGCCGATGCTGTCGCGACTGCTGGCCGGCCAGCACCAGCTCGAGGTTGCGATTCCGCAGGAGCTGCCACTGATCTTCGCCGATCCGGATGCGGTCGAGCAGATGCTGCTGAATCTCATCACCAATGCGCGCGACGCGATGCCGGACGGCGGGGCGATTCGCCTCGAGCTCTTTGGGCCGGGCGACGGCTGGGACGAGGATCTGTCGGCGCGCGTGCTCGGTACCGAAGACGAAGTCCTCGTGGGGAACGTCGTCACGGTGCGCGTGAGCGACACGGGCTGCGGCATGAGTCCCGACGTAGCCGAGCGCGTGCTGGAGCCATTTTTCTCGACCAAGCCGATCGGGCAGGGGACCGGGCTCGGGCTCTCGATGGTATATGGCCTGATGCGGCAGCACGGCGGCTATGTGACGTTGCGCACCGCGCCCGGCAAAGGCGCCTCCTTCGGGCTCCACTTCCCGGTGCTCACCGAGGACGCACCACTGCGCGAGCGGCGTCGACGGCCGCAAGTGGTACAGCTTGCGCGGGGGAGCGAGACGATCCTGCTCGTCGATGATCAGGAAGAATTGCGCCGCACCGGCAGTCGCGTGCTCCGCCGCTACGGGTACACCGTGCTCGAAGCAACAAATGGGGCCGAGGCGCTGGCCATCTGGCGCGAACGGCGGAGTGAGATCGCCCTCGTGCTGACGGACTACATCATGCCCGAGATGCATGGGCTCAATCTGGTGCGCGAGCTGCGGGCGATCGATCCGCGGGTCTGCGTTGCGCTCTCGAGCGGCCACGCCGATGTGATGGACGCCGCAGGAAACGAGAGCAGTACCGCCGTGCCGATGATCGCGAAGCCGTGGTCGCTGGAAGAGCTGGTGACTGGCGTCAGGGACGTGCTCGACGGCCGACGGTGA
- a CDS encoding helix-turn-helix transcriptional regulator, whose product MDRLGSFEELVLIVVGRQAGEGYAVTIQDALECECHEEISLGAVYATLDRLEQKKLLRSSVGGATSERGGRRKRYFELTAPGAAALRQMQEIRARLHAGSAIRA is encoded by the coding sequence ATGGATCGTCTCGGATCGTTTGAAGAGCTGGTGCTCATCGTCGTCGGCCGGCAGGCCGGCGAGGGGTATGCCGTCACCATCCAGGACGCGCTGGAGTGCGAGTGCCACGAGGAGATCTCGCTCGGCGCGGTCTACGCCACGCTCGATCGACTCGAGCAGAAGAAGCTGCTGCGCTCCTCGGTCGGCGGTGCGACGTCCGAACGCGGCGGTCGCCGGAAGCGCTACTTCGAACTGACGGCGCCCGGCGCCGCGGCCCTGCGCCAGATGCAGGAGATCCGAGCCCGGCTCCACGCCGGCTCGGCGATTCGCGCATGA